The following are from one region of the Mesorhizobium sp. B4-1-4 genome:
- a CDS encoding SapC family protein — protein sequence MADSGARTAAAPADASMPLFYSRPEALNPARHGFLGLTARSDFSFARSAHAIPVVASEMPAGMRSYPIVFIGTGKAPVIITGVRQGENLFVDADGRWTAPHYIPAYVRRYPFILAEDPTASGRLTLCVDRASERVVDQSVAPPREDKVAPFFNGAEPAEATKQALAFCNQFQIDFRATREMVEKIDAHGLFSPRQSKVTLEGGEVLNLTDFQVIDEEAFNKLSDEAFLDLRKSGALVLVYCHLASTNSWTSLVHQASLRKADSVKGG from the coding sequence ATGGCTGACAGCGGTGCGAGAACGGCAGCGGCGCCGGCGGATGCTTCAATGCCGCTGTTTTATTCGAGGCCCGAGGCGCTCAACCCGGCGCGGCACGGTTTTCTCGGCCTCACCGCGCGCAGCGACTTTTCCTTCGCGCGCTCGGCGCATGCCATCCCGGTGGTGGCGTCGGAAATGCCGGCGGGGATGCGCTCCTATCCGATCGTCTTCATCGGCACCGGCAAGGCGCCGGTGATCATCACCGGCGTGCGCCAGGGCGAGAACCTGTTCGTCGACGCCGACGGCCGGTGGACGGCACCGCACTATATCCCCGCCTATGTGCGCCGCTATCCTTTCATCCTTGCCGAGGACCCGACCGCATCAGGCCGGCTGACGCTGTGCGTCGACCGGGCAAGCGAGCGTGTCGTCGACCAGTCCGTCGCGCCACCGCGCGAAGACAAGGTCGCGCCATTCTTCAACGGCGCCGAGCCGGCCGAGGCAACCAAGCAGGCGCTCGCCTTCTGCAATCAGTTCCAGATCGACTTCAGAGCCACCCGCGAGATGGTCGAGAAGATCGACGCCCACGGCCTGTTTTCGCCGCGCCAGAGTAAGGTGACGCTGGAAGGCGGTGAAGTGCTCAACCTCACCGATTTCCAGGTGATCGACGAGGAGGCCTTCAACAAATTGAGCGACGAGGCCTTTCTCGACCTGAGAAAATCAGGCGCGCTCGTCCTGGTCTATTGTCACCTCGCTTCGACCAACAGCTGGACATCGCTGGTCCACCAGGCGTCGCTGCGCAAGGCGGACAGTGTAAAGGGCGGCTGA
- a CDS encoding GNAT family N-acetyltransferase gives MYLKPASDDDFEFSWELFSESVHPLITPYLPEGWNPEREKRQFSLIWRPSKTMIVQSDASAIGWFSIDDAGASTVLENIFICAPYRRLGIGSKIVSDIVRHAELAGKSVRLSLLRNNPCAPFYASLGFRTIASSKLTIDMST, from the coding sequence GTGTATCTCAAGCCAGCGAGCGATGACGATTTTGAATTCTCCTGGGAGCTTTTCTCGGAGAGTGTTCACCCACTTATCACGCCTTACCTGCCGGAAGGTTGGAACCCTGAGCGAGAGAAAAGACAATTCTCGCTAATATGGCGCCCTAGCAAAACAATGATAGTGCAGTCCGACGCTTCGGCGATAGGCTGGTTTTCGATAGATGACGCCGGCGCTTCCACGGTCCTAGAGAACATATTTATCTGCGCTCCGTACAGACGACTCGGCATTGGCTCGAAGATTGTATCCGATATTGTCAGGCATGCAGAACTGGCCGGAAAGTCGGTCCGGCTTTCACTCCTGAGAAATAACCCATGCGCCCCTTTTTACGCATCATTGGGTTTTCGCACCATAGCAAGCAGCAAACTCACGATAGACATGAGCACTTAG
- a CDS encoding lytic transglycosylase domain-containing protein, whose amino-acid sequence MAFLAKGRILAAAVVAVLGLATTAQAAPSCGKNGAGFDAWKQDFAAEAKAEGVGSRGLAALAGATYATRTIAADRAIHKAFSGSVDDFMKRRGGAAIISKGRALKKSNAALFDQIERNYGVSPGVLLAIWGMETGFGASMGNQNTISAILTLTYDCRRPDYFHPHAIAALKLVDRGTLTASSVGAMHGEIGHTQFLPGNVLKYGVGSGNLRDKATALASTANFLKGHGWQAGASAEANMGAIAGWNSASVYQQAIARIATAIDAD is encoded by the coding sequence ATGGCGTTTCTTGCCAAGGGTAGGATTTTAGCGGCCGCGGTGGTGGCTGTGCTTGGGCTTGCGACGACCGCGCAGGCGGCGCCAAGCTGTGGCAAGAACGGCGCCGGCTTCGATGCCTGGAAACAGGATTTTGCCGCGGAGGCCAAGGCCGAAGGTGTAGGTTCGAGGGGACTGGCGGCTCTTGCTGGCGCGACCTACGCGACAAGGACGATCGCCGCCGACCGCGCCATCCATAAGGCTTTCAGCGGTTCGGTGGACGATTTCATGAAGCGTCGTGGCGGGGCGGCGATCATTTCCAAGGGCCGTGCGCTGAAGAAGTCGAACGCGGCGCTGTTCGACCAGATCGAGCGGAACTATGGCGTATCGCCGGGTGTGCTGCTCGCCATCTGGGGCATGGAGACCGGCTTCGGTGCCTCCATGGGCAACCAGAACACGATCTCGGCCATTTTGACGCTGACCTATGATTGCCGCCGTCCGGACTACTTTCACCCGCATGCCATTGCGGCCTTGAAACTGGTTGATCGCGGAACGTTGACCGCCTCGTCGGTCGGCGCCATGCATGGCGAGATCGGCCACACACAGTTCCTGCCCGGGAATGTCCTGAAATATGGCGTGGGGAGCGGAAACCTGCGCGACAAGGCCACTGCGCTGGCCTCCACCGCCAACTTCCTCAAGGGGCATGGCTGGCAGGCCGGCGCGAGCGCGGAGGCGAACATGGGCGCAATTGCCGGCTGGAATTCCGCGAGCGTCTATCAGCAGGCCATTGCCCGGATCGCGACCGCGATCGACGCCGACTGA
- a CDS encoding cupin domain-containing protein, producing MLHSPIDQTYELSDVEVETVRRAALVSALPFVPDKRIYSSDELHQYGVVREAYTSEEVKGLGFLDGVVTSFDPSAGKARTFLRVETPFSRGISKWQLPVDMKEVRIHEISFPPNSFVAPHVHHENEPGDPGGSLRIVTVGSINYRNNVFGPGDWFYIPNGVAYSFTTDPNCTTRAMYLYRFFAAREGNRFSHPSAISALSAIEPME from the coding sequence ATGTTACATAGCCCTATTGATCAGACGTATGAACTCAGTGATGTCGAGGTGGAAACGGTCAGGAGGGCGGCCCTCGTTAGTGCTCTTCCTTTTGTACCTGACAAGCGAATCTATAGCAGCGATGAATTGCATCAATACGGCGTTGTTAGGGAGGCGTATACTTCCGAAGAGGTAAAAGGTCTCGGTTTTTTAGATGGTGTTGTAACAAGTTTCGATCCGAGCGCCGGCAAAGCTAGAACCTTTTTGCGTGTGGAAACACCTTTTTCTCGGGGAATTAGCAAATGGCAATTGCCGGTCGATATGAAGGAGGTGCGAATCCATGAAATCTCTTTTCCCCCAAATTCGTTCGTTGCTCCACACGTCCACCACGAAAATGAACCGGGCGACCCTGGCGGCAGCTTACGAATAGTTACTGTCGGAAGCATTAATTATCGCAACAACGTTTTTGGTCCGGGTGATTGGTTCTATATCCCGAACGGTGTGGCATACAGTTTTACTACCGATCCGAACTGCACAACACGCGCGATGTATCTATATCGGTTTTTTGCCGCGAGGGAAGGCAATCGCTTTTCACACCCTTCCGCGATTTCCGCGCTATCAGCTATTGAACCGATGGAGTAG
- a CDS encoding argininosuccinate synthase: MSKAKDVKKVVLAYSGGLDTSIILKWLQTELGAEVVTFTADLGQGGELEPARRKAEMMGIKDIRVVDVREEFVSDFVFPMFRANAVYEGTYLLGTSIARPLISKHLVEIARETGADAIAHGATGKGNDQVRFELSAYALNPDIKVIAPWRDWSFKSRTDLINFAEQHQIPVPKDKKGDAPFSVDANLLHSSSEGKVLEDPWSEPPEFVHQRTVSPMDAPDKVTEIEIEFLKGDPIALDGKKLSPATMLAALNDLGRDNGIGRLDLVENRFVGMKSRGVYETPGGTILIAAHRAIESITLDRGAAHLKDEFMPRYAELIYNGFWFAPERLMLQAMIDKSQEDVEGTVRLKLYKGNVMVTGRKSKKTLYSDALVTFEDDRGAYDQKDAAGFIRLNALRLRTLAARNRNG; this comes from the coding sequence ATGTCCAAGGCCAAAGACGTCAAGAAAGTCGTGCTCGCCTATTCCGGCGGCCTCGACACCTCCATCATCCTGAAATGGCTGCAGACCGAACTCGGCGCGGAGGTCGTCACCTTCACCGCCGATCTCGGTCAGGGCGGCGAATTGGAGCCGGCGCGCCGCAAAGCCGAAATGATGGGCATCAAGGATATCCGCGTCGTCGATGTGCGCGAGGAATTCGTCTCCGACTTCGTCTTCCCGATGTTCCGCGCCAACGCCGTCTATGAAGGCACCTACCTGCTCGGCACCTCGATCGCGCGGCCGCTGATCTCCAAGCATCTTGTCGAGATCGCCAGGGAAACCGGCGCCGACGCCATCGCGCACGGCGCCACCGGCAAGGGCAACGACCAGGTCCGGTTCGAATTGTCGGCTTACGCGCTGAACCCCGACATCAAGGTCATCGCCCCCTGGCGCGACTGGTCGTTCAAGTCGCGCACCGACCTGATCAATTTCGCCGAGCAGCACCAGATTCCGGTGCCGAAGGACAAGAAGGGCGACGCGCCGTTCTCGGTCGACGCCAACCTCCTGCATTCCTCTTCCGAGGGCAAGGTGCTGGAAGACCCGTGGAGCGAGCCGCCGGAATTCGTCCACCAGCGCACCGTTTCGCCGATGGATGCGCCGGACAAGGTCACCGAGATCGAGATCGAATTCCTGAAGGGCGATCCGATCGCGCTCGACGGCAAGAAGCTGTCGCCGGCAACCATGCTGGCGGCGCTCAACGATCTCGGCCGCGACAATGGCATCGGCCGGCTCGACCTGGTCGAGAACCGCTTCGTCGGCATGAAGTCGCGCGGCGTCTACGAGACGCCCGGCGGCACCATCCTGATCGCGGCCCACCGCGCCATCGAATCGATCACGCTCGACCGCGGTGCCGCGCACCTCAAGGACGAGTTCATGCCGCGCTACGCGGAACTCATCTACAACGGCTTCTGGTTCGCGCCCGAGCGGCTGATGCTGCAGGCGATGATCGACAAGAGCCAGGAAGATGTCGAAGGCACGGTGCGGCTGAAGCTCTACAAGGGCAATGTCATGGTCACCGGCCGCAAGTCGAAGAAGACGCTCTATTCGGATGCGCTGGTCACCTTCGAGGATGACCGCGGCGCCTATGACCAGAAGGACGCCGCCGGCTTCATCCGCCTCAACGCGCTCAGGCTGCGCACGTTGGCGGCGAGGAACCGCAACGGCTGA
- a CDS encoding outer membrane protein, translating to MGLCAEANAQDARYNWSGSYVGVEGGYAGSSVRFDADFTRFQDTYHKDGFLGGLYAGHDWQFGNLVYGVVGDFDFVGLGDTEFGDSAAFTGGKGEAYTYDVDWVATARLRAGYAATDRLLAYATGGLAAGHFQATSYSGPVFFPTSVPASTSDFSGVKFGGVLGLGAEYALADKWSLKAEYLHYIFDEIEPGPGGTAGASFRPSLDTVKFGIAYRF from the coding sequence ATGGGCCTGTGCGCCGAAGCGAACGCTCAGGACGCGCGGTACAATTGGTCGGGTTCATATGTCGGTGTCGAAGGAGGATATGCAGGATCCTCTGTCCGGTTCGACGCCGATTTCACCAGGTTCCAAGACACCTACCACAAGGACGGTTTTCTCGGCGGCCTTTACGCCGGTCATGATTGGCAGTTCGGCAACCTCGTCTACGGCGTGGTCGGTGATTTCGACTTTGTCGGTCTCGGCGACACTGAATTTGGCGACAGCGCGGCCTTCACCGGCGGCAAGGGTGAAGCGTATACATACGACGTCGACTGGGTGGCGACGGCGCGGCTGCGCGCCGGCTATGCGGCGACCGACCGTCTGCTGGCCTACGCGACTGGCGGCCTGGCGGCAGGACATTTTCAGGCCACTTCCTATTCAGGTCCGGTCTTTTTTCCAACTTCCGTACCCGCATCGACATCGGATTTTTCCGGCGTGAAATTCGGTGGCGTGTTGGGCCTCGGCGCGGAGTATGCACTGGCTGACAAGTGGTCGCTGAAGGCGGAATATCTCCACTACATTTTCGATGAAATTGAGCCAGGCCCCGGAGGCACGGCCGGCGCCAGTTTCAGGCCCTCACTCGACACGGTGAAGTTCGGCATAGCGTACAGATTCTAA
- a CDS encoding PASTA domain-containing protein, with translation MLRVAYLSLLIISLAGTSEMASAETVPSLLGMQMDEAKAAADKSGVSLVIQKVDSLERREKILLQVPGVGSEIGTDRQIYVRVSDGMPVPDLVGKPETDAEAVLKGLGIGHESSDRRHDGLVRHTVAGQTPNAGDRLDASSEVVFLDVVGGRYVAVPNVAGQSLSNAMAAIRNGELSPVEDPPAPDLAATSQRSARRDCTGINVTTATAAGSDPAAGTEVYPGTSVKVTYQTAVTFQASNECKPAIDRDPCERNVRLCQISR, from the coding sequence ATGTTGCGGGTCGCCTACTTGTCGCTGCTGATCATATCATTAGCCGGCACGTCTGAAATGGCCTCGGCTGAAACGGTTCCCTCGCTTTTGGGAATGCAGATGGACGAAGCGAAAGCGGCGGCTGACAAATCCGGCGTTTCGCTTGTGATCCAGAAAGTGGACTCTCTCGAGCGCCGCGAAAAGATTCTCTTGCAGGTGCCGGGAGTGGGGTCCGAGATCGGGACCGACCGCCAAATCTATGTCCGTGTATCCGACGGAATGCCGGTTCCCGATCTAGTCGGAAAGCCCGAAACGGACGCGGAAGCGGTCCTAAAGGGGCTCGGCATCGGGCACGAGTCATCCGACCGCCGTCATGATGGGCTCGTGCGCCATACGGTTGCGGGACAGACGCCAAACGCTGGCGACCGTTTAGACGCGTCGTCCGAGGTGGTTTTCCTAGACGTCGTAGGCGGCCGCTACGTTGCTGTGCCGAACGTCGCCGGCCAGAGCCTGAGCAATGCAATGGCGGCAATTCGGAACGGAGAGCTCTCGCCCGTCGAAGATCCTCCCGCGCCCGATCTAGCTGCCACCTCGCAGCGGTCTGCACGACGCGACTGCACTGGCATCAACGTGACCACCGCCACGGCAGCCGGCAGCGATCCCGCTGCCGGAACGGAGGTCTATCCGGGCACCTCGGTCAAGGTGACATATCAAACCGCAGTTACATTTCAGGCCAGCAATGAATGCAAACCTGCCATCGACCGTGACCCGTGCGAGCGCAACGTCAGACTCTGCCAGATCTCCAGATGA
- a CDS encoding putative zinc-binding metallopeptidase: protein MKLFDCPQCGHRLYFENAQCLNCSSRVLYDPEHARFVLSGVDGIIQCTNADECACNWMAEPGRVFCRACALNQLIPDLSVDGNRRRWIRVEAAKKRAVYSLLAFGLPVAPKHAPADEVGLAFDFLAEPIGGGPGGERILTGHDNGLITLNVAEADSAEREKRRVEMGENYRTLLGHFRHELGHYYWDRLIRDDPQRLEAFRALFGDERADYEQALKTHYANGAAPDWQQDHISAYATSHPWEDWAETWAHHLHITDTLEMVHALNFPLGRLETVEANDLPRGDTGGRLQAAPSEPANRPEPFDKVLARWLVLSEASNSINRCMGLPDLYPFVISDVTARKLAFVHDLLTGLPKDVGTNRELATAL from the coding sequence ATGAAACTCTTCGACTGCCCGCAATGCGGCCACCGCCTGTACTTCGAGAACGCCCAGTGCCTGAACTGCTCCAGCCGCGTGCTCTACGACCCCGAACATGCGCGCTTTGTCCTGTCCGGCGTCGACGGCATCATCCAATGCACCAATGCCGATGAATGCGCCTGCAACTGGATGGCCGAGCCGGGGCGGGTTTTCTGCCGGGCCTGCGCGCTGAACCAGTTGATCCCCGATCTCTCGGTCGACGGCAACCGCCGCCGCTGGATCCGGGTCGAGGCGGCGAAGAAGCGTGCCGTCTATTCGCTGCTCGCCTTCGGCCTGCCGGTCGCGCCCAAGCATGCGCCCGCCGACGAGGTGGGCCTGGCTTTCGACTTCCTTGCCGAGCCGATCGGCGGCGGCCCCGGCGGCGAACGCATCCTGACCGGCCACGACAATGGCCTGATCACGCTCAACGTGGCCGAGGCCGATTCGGCCGAGCGCGAAAAGCGTCGCGTCGAGATGGGCGAGAATTACCGCACGCTGCTCGGCCATTTCCGGCACGAACTCGGCCATTACTACTGGGATCGCCTGATCCGCGACGATCCGCAAAGGCTGGAAGCCTTCCGCGCCTTGTTCGGCGACGAGCGCGCCGACTACGAACAGGCGCTGAAGACTCACTACGCCAATGGTGCCGCGCCCGACTGGCAGCAAGACCACATCTCGGCCTATGCGACCTCGCATCCGTGGGAGGACTGGGCGGAGACATGGGCCCACCATCTGCACATCACCGACACGCTGGAGATGGTCCATGCGCTGAACTTCCCGCTTGGGCGGCTGGAGACGGTGGAGGCCAACGACTTGCCGCGGGGCGACACTGGCGGCCGGCTGCAGGCAGCCCCTTCCGAGCCTGCGAACAGACCCGAGCCTTTCGACAAGGTCCTCGCCCGCTGGCTGGTGCTGTCGGAAGCCTCCAATTCGATCAACCGCTGCATGGGTCTGCCGGATCTCTACCCCTTCGTCATTTCGGACGTCACGGCTCGAAAACTGGCCTTCGTTCACGACCTTCTGACCGGTTTGCCGAAAGACGTCGGAACAAATCGTGAGTTGGCAACGGCGCTTTAG
- a CDS encoding putative bifunctional diguanylate cyclase/phosphodiesterase, producing the protein MRVISCIVTEHNLWLVLLAALMCVTGCWVTIGLLDRARKTVGVQMRGWLFLAAVAAGSSVWCTHFIAMLAYQPGAPITFDPALTMISLVIAMVGTGTGFGLALDKGRGLAPEWGGCLVGLAISAMHYTGMMAYHVAGIVEWDARYVVASLLISIVFSAAAIGQAVRRPYRWSHYLGIGLLVLAIVGLHFTAMAAVAVTPLSFITTGTNPDILEAMAVAVAVVGLIVAATGFASYLIDERGRLESFERLQHLALNDALTGLANRVSFNDRLDHEIKRAREDQDAMTAVIVIDLDRFKEINDLRGHAAGDQALKIIARRLAKLVGDGEFVARLGGDEFAAIKRFKDQKDLIGLVSRLEKSLFEPLRLDDFEIVTGASIGVAVYPRDGADRERLVSNADLAMYRAKNDVTRAVCFYESAMDETARARRALANDLRQAIERGELSLHYQVQTSVATGATCGYEALLRWTHPVYGMIPPVEFIPIAEENGSILAIGEWVLRTACRQAASWGNGHKIAVNLSPVQFAHADLATLIHQILVETGLSPKRLELELTESTIVADKVRTLHVLRQIKALGVTIAIDDFGTGYSSLDTLRSFPFDKIKLDRSFMADVERSPQAKAIIRAVLTLGRSLDIPVLAEGVETHVQLSILQVEGCNEAQGYFLGRPKPIDQIVLTGAAVPTLAEIHRPAAA; encoded by the coding sequence ATGCGCGTTATATCCTGTATCGTCACGGAGCATAATCTGTGGCTCGTTCTCCTGGCGGCGCTGATGTGCGTCACCGGGTGCTGGGTGACAATCGGTCTGCTGGACCGCGCCAGGAAAACCGTTGGTGTGCAGATGCGGGGCTGGCTGTTCCTGGCCGCGGTCGCGGCCGGCTCCTCGGTCTGGTGCACGCATTTCATCGCCATGCTGGCCTACCAGCCCGGTGCGCCGATCACCTTCGATCCGGCGCTCACCATGATATCCCTGGTCATCGCCATGGTCGGAACCGGGACGGGCTTCGGCCTTGCTCTGGACAAAGGCCGCGGTCTGGCGCCGGAATGGGGCGGATGCCTTGTCGGATTGGCGATCTCGGCCATGCATTATACCGGCATGATGGCCTATCACGTGGCCGGCATCGTCGAGTGGGACGCCCGCTATGTCGTCGCGTCGCTGCTGATCTCGATAGTGTTTTCCGCCGCCGCGATCGGCCAGGCGGTGCGCCGGCCGTACCGCTGGTCGCACTATCTCGGCATCGGGCTGCTGGTGCTCGCGATTGTCGGCCTGCATTTCACGGCAATGGCCGCGGTGGCGGTGACGCCGCTCTCCTTCATCACCACGGGCACCAATCCCGATATCCTGGAAGCGATGGCCGTCGCGGTCGCCGTTGTCGGCCTGATCGTCGCCGCCACCGGCTTCGCCAGCTATCTGATCGACGAGCGCGGCCGGCTCGAGAGCTTCGAGCGGCTCCAGCATCTCGCCCTCAACGACGCGCTTACCGGTCTTGCCAACCGCGTCTCCTTCAACGACCGCCTCGACCATGAGATCAAGCGGGCGCGCGAGGACCAGGATGCGATGACCGCCGTCATCGTCATCGATCTCGATCGTTTCAAGGAAATCAACGACCTCAGGGGACACGCCGCCGGCGACCAGGCGCTCAAGATCATCGCCCGCAGGCTGGCGAAACTCGTTGGCGACGGCGAGTTCGTCGCCCGGCTCGGCGGCGACGAATTTGCCGCCATCAAGCGCTTCAAGGACCAGAAGGATCTTATCGGCCTGGTCTCGCGGTTGGAAAAATCGTTGTTCGAGCCCCTGCGGCTCGACGATTTCGAGATCGTCACCGGCGCCAGCATCGGCGTGGCCGTCTATCCGCGTGACGGCGCCGACCGGGAGAGGCTGGTCAGCAATGCGGACCTGGCCATGTACCGGGCCAAGAACGACGTGACGCGAGCCGTCTGCTTCTATGAATCGGCCATGGACGAGACGGCGCGGGCGCGCCGCGCGCTGGCCAACGATCTTCGCCAGGCGATCGAACGCGGCGAGCTGTCCCTGCATTATCAGGTGCAGACTTCGGTCGCGACCGGCGCTACCTGCGGCTATGAGGCGCTGCTGCGCTGGACCCACCCCGTGTACGGCATGATCCCGCCGGTCGAATTCATCCCGATCGCCGAGGAGAATGGCTCGATCCTGGCGATCGGCGAATGGGTGCTGCGCACCGCATGCCGTCAGGCAGCCTCCTGGGGCAATGGCCACAAGATCGCGGTCAACCTGTCGCCGGTGCAGTTCGCCCATGCCGACCTCGCCACGCTCATCCACCAGATCCTGGTCGAGACCGGGCTGTCGCCGAAGCGCCTGGAACTCGAACTGACGGAATCGACGATCGTCGCCGACAAGGTTCGCACGCTGCACGTGCTGCGCCAGATCAAGGCGCTGGGCGTGACGATCGCGATCGACGATTTCGGCACGGGCTATTCCTCGCTCGACACGCTGCGCTCGTTCCCTTTCGACAAGATCAAGCTCGATCGTTCGTTCATGGCCGATGTCGAGCGCAGCCCGCAGGCCAAGGCGATCATCCGCGCCGTGCTGACACTGGGGCGCAGCCTCGACATTCCAGTGCTCGCCGAAGGCGTCGAAACCCATGTCCAGCTCAGCATCCTGCAAGTCGAGGGTTGCAACGAGGCGCAGGGCTATTTCCTCGGCCGGCCCAAACCAATCGACCAGATCGTGCTGACCGGTGCGGCGGTCCCCACGCTTGCCGAGATCCATCGGCCGGCTGCCGCTTAG
- a CDS encoding LysE family translocator: MSFIPDTTTLIQFAIATVILAITPGPDMTLFVSRTLSQGRATGFASMTGALCGTLIHTTLVVVGVSALIVASPMAFFALKIFGAGYLVFLAWQAIAKGSAFSPEKKTGPQISLLRSWAAGLGVNLLNPKIILFFMTFLPQFVSAHDPNAPGKLFFLGTMFIVLSIPVTAPMVLAAERFSAAMKASPRVTRVVDYLFAGVFSAFALKILTAQAK, from the coding sequence ATGTCCTTCATTCCCGACACCACCACGCTGATCCAGTTCGCCATCGCCACGGTCATCCTGGCGATCACGCCCGGGCCGGACATGACCTTGTTCGTGTCGCGCACGCTGAGCCAGGGGCGCGCCACCGGCTTCGCCTCGATGACGGGCGCGCTGTGCGGCACGCTGATTCACACCACGCTGGTGGTGGTCGGCGTCTCGGCGCTGATCGTCGCCTCGCCGATGGCGTTCTTCGCGCTGAAGATATTCGGCGCTGGCTATCTCGTCTTCCTCGCCTGGCAGGCGATCGCCAAGGGCTCGGCCTTTTCGCCGGAAAAGAAGACGGGGCCGCAAATCTCGCTGCTGCGCAGTTGGGCGGCGGGGCTCGGCGTCAACCTGCTCAACCCGAAGATCATCCTGTTCTTCATGACCTTCCTGCCGCAGTTCGTCTCCGCACATGACCCGAACGCGCCGGGAAAGCTGTTCTTCCTCGGCACCATGTTCATCGTGCTGTCGATCCCTGTGACGGCGCCGATGGTGCTGGCGGCGGAAAGGTTCTCGGCGGCGATGAAGGCCAGCCCGCGCGTCACGCGCGTGGTCGACTATCTGTTCGCAGGCGTCTTCTCGGCCTTCGCGCTCAAGATACTCACGGCGCAGGCGAAATAG
- a CDS encoding DUF6916 family protein, with translation MTKSDFEQAVGTAFTTTIGERSIALELTDVRAIPASPRPGGGFSLLFRRPRDVALPQATYSLAGKGGAHDIFIVPVAADAAGRLYEAVFN, from the coding sequence ATGACGAAATCGGATTTCGAACAAGCGGTCGGCACGGCCTTCACCACCACGATCGGCGAGCGGTCGATTGCCCTGGAATTGACCGATGTCCGCGCCATCCCTGCCAGCCCGCGCCCCGGCGGCGGATTCTCGCTGCTGTTTCGGCGGCCGCGCGACGTGGCGCTGCCGCAGGCGACCTATAGTCTTGCCGGCAAGGGTGGTGCCCATGACATCTTCATCGTGCCGGTCGCGGCCGATGCGGCGGGGCGGCTTTACGAGGCGGTTTTCAACTAG